In Myxococcales bacterium, the DNA window GAGTATTGGGCGCGTTCGGCGGCTTGAATTCCGGGTAGGCGAGCGCAGTGCCGTCCACGTGCCCTACAAGTCGAACGACGTGCCCCGGTTGGTCCCCCTTGGGACCCTGCGGCACCGGAACGATGTGCCGTTTGCCGAGGCGAGTGGTGGGCACGACGGTTTCTTCGAGGTGATCACAGGCCAGCTTCCCGATCGGCACGTCGGCGCACGCCGCCCCCGAGATGACCTGGAGCGGCTGATCGGCACTGATCAGGCTCCCGCTCAGGTCCCCTTTGGCCGACGCCTGAAGCACGATCACATCGGCCCGTTGGAGTGTGACGCTGAAGCTGGATGAAGCTCCCTGCGCCGAGATGCCACCACCCGCCACGACCTGCGCGCTACCGGACAGCGTGACGCTCACGTGGGTGCCGTCGGCGGTTCCGGTCAGCGTGACTGTGGGACCGAGGTTCAACTGCTGTGACCCGGCAGCGCTGGCCAAGCGATAGCTCGTGCCGAGCGCGCTGGTCGGAAGCAAGAGTGAAGAGTCCGCGGTTCGCGAGGCGCAGCTCAGCGGAGCCTGAGGGCACTTTGGACAATTGCTCCAACTCTTCCCGCTCGGACCGCCCTGCGCCTGGGCCTCGATGGAATTGAATTGAGTCACACTCACCGGCAGACTGCTGGTGAGTCGATACGCGCCACCGTCGACGCGCGTGGTGCCTGCAGCTCCGTCGAGGAAACCGCACGCAGTGGCGTCGGGGCCCTTGAGCGCCGTCACCCACGGTAGGTAGACGACGCGGGCGGTTTTGGCGGGTAGGGTCTCGGTGGTCGTGAACTCGGCGCCTCGATTGACCTTGACCTCGACGCTGGCGTTCTGAGGATTCGTCACCACGACCGCAAAGTCGAAAATGGACCAGACGAGGTTGGGGGTCACCGTCGGCCAAAACTCGCAGCCGTAGCTCGATGGCGCGGCCGCGGCATCGCCACAAGAAGCCGGGAGCACTCCCGGGGGCTTCCCGCCGCTGCCCGAGTCCGAGCTTCCGACCCCGGTGCTTCCCCCGACGGCTCCGCCGCTCCCCCCAGACGCAGGAGATCCCTCGAGCGGCGCGAGGTCGACGGAACAGGCCAGCGCGATGACCGCGACGACGCCCCCAGTCCAGACCCAACGGCTGATTGATGCGAACCTCACCTGCCAATGCCAGCATACAGCAGCGGTCAGAGCCACGTCCGGTCCGCTCGTCGCGCAGGAGCAGCTGGACCTCTCGGCCCTTTTGGCTTTCCGGAACGGAGCCATGTCTGAGATGCTGCCAGAGTGGATCTCCTCAGCGCTGCTCGGCGGCTGAGCCGTCCGTTCGTGGTCGGCGCCGATCCCTCGACCGAGCTGCCGCTCGCGGCACGTGGCATCGTCGGCGATGGGCTGTCCGCCGCGCTCATCGCCGTCGACGGGGCCGTCGACTGGTTGTGCTGGCCGCACTTCGATAGCCCCGCCGTGTTCGGACGACTGCTCGACCGCGAGCGCGGCGGGTCCATGGCGATTCGACCCGTGGCCCGGCCCTTCGAGGCACTGCAAGCCTACGATCCGGACACGAACGTGCTCGAGTCGATCTTGGACGTGCCCGGTCAGGGCACCCTCCGTCTGCTCGATTCCATGCCCTGGGCAGACGACCCGAGGGCCTCGATTCATGAGCTCCATCGTCGCATCGACTGCCCGAACGGCGAGCTCGAGATAGAGCTCATCTTCGATCCGCGCTTCGACTTTGGTCGCGACGTGCCCCGCATCGAAGCGACGGAGCACGGCCTGATGGCCGAGGGCAAGAACGGCGAACGACTCGCGCTGAGTGTGTCTTCGCACCTGCGCTGGCAGGCGCTCCCGAGTGGCGGCATGCGCGCGACCTTGCGGGTCTCACCCGAGACCCGACTCTGGTGCATCCTCAACTGGAACGCGGACCTGGTCGAGCACGTCGACGCCCACCGACCCTACGAACATCTGCGCGTCACGCGACGGAAATGGCGCGAGTGGGCCGCGCGCCTGTCCTACGACGGTCCGTGGCGACACCACGTGCTGCGCTCCGCGTTGACGCTGAAGCTGTTGATGTACGGGCCCACGGGGGCGGTGGTGGCGGCGCCGACCACTTCCCTTCCCGAATGGATCGGGGGGACTCGCAACTGGGACTATCGCTACACGTGGGTGCGGGACGGCGCGATGACGATCCGCGCCGCGAACCTGATCGGGTACGGCGTCGAGGCGCGTGACTTTTACCATTTCATGCGCGATGCGGTGAACACGCACGACGGCTTGAAGCTGATGTACACGATCCACGGTGGCGAGGTCCCGTCGGAGATCGAGCTCGCGCACTTGTCGGGCGCCTTCGGCTCGTCACCGGTGCGCGTTGGAAACGGCGCGCGAGACCAGCTGCAGCTCGACACCACCGGCGCCATCGTGGATGCCGCGCAGTTGTTCGAGCGTTTCGGCGGGATCCTGGGGCTGAAGGCTTGGCACAAACTCGCAGCGATCATCAGCGACGCCGAACAGAGCTGGCAAAAGCCGGACGACGGGATCTGGGAGCCGCGCAGCGGGGCTCAGCACAACGTGCATTCCAAGCTGATGAACTGGCTGGCCATGGACCGGGGCTCGCAGTTGGCCACCTCGTTCGGGCGGAGCGACCTGTCGGCGCGCTGGCAAAAGGCGGCGAGGGAGATCCACGCGGACATCTGCAGGAACGCGATGGACCCGAGCGGCAAGCACTTCGTCAGCGCGTACGGGCAGACACGTCCGGATGCTGCACTGCTGCTCCTGTCGCTTCACGGTTTCCTGCCCGACGACGATCCGCGCCTCGCCGAGACCGTGCGCTGGGTCAGGCGTGAGCTCTCGACCGGGCCTTTCTTGCACCGCTACCGCGGGCACGCTGACGGCGTGGGAGGTGAAGAAGGCGCCTTCGTCCTGTGTGGATTTTGGTTGGCCGAGGCCTTGGCGCTGCAGGGCCGATTGGAAGAGGCGAGCGAGGTGTTCATCGCCCACGCCGAGGCGTCGAATCACCTGGGGTTGCTCGCCGAGGAGATCGACCCGTCGAACGGAGGCCTGCTCGGCAACTTCCCTCAAGCGTTCAGCCACCTGGGGCTGATCAACGCGGCCCTTCGCATCGACCTCGCGCTCCGGCTGCGCGACGAAGGCTCGGCTCGTGCTCCCCACTTGGTGGGCTCACGCAAACGCAAGGCCTGACGACGCGCGGCGAACGGCGCTCCCCGTCTCGAAGTCGCTTGCGCTCTCGGCTACTTGGCTTCGCTGGACTCAGCGCTCATCGCCAAACTCAATCGCGTCATCGGCACACTCGTCCGCTTGGTCGGCGCCTGAACCCTCCGCCGGGCGTCGCTCTTGTCGCGGCGCCGGGCTCTTTCATTCCCGCGTCCAGAGTGCGCCCCGGGCCAGAGACCTGGGAGACTCCGCCACAATGCGCTAAGAAGGGGGCGTGCCATCGTCACGAGGAGCTCGAAGCATGACGCGTGTCTTCAGGCACTGGCTGCTGCTCTTGTCCCTGGTGCTCGCGTTCGGCCTGGCCAGCGCCTGCAAGGGCAAGACCGACGCGCCGAGCGGCGAGGATCCAACGGGGGCCAAGCCAACCAACAACGAGCTGCCTGCCTTCGAGCTGAAGGACGACACTGCCAACCTGCTGCTCACGTGGATCGACGACAAGGGGGACTTCCACGTCGTGCAAAAGGTCGCCGACGTGCCCGAGGCCGGGCGCTCCGAAGTGCGCGTGGTCAACACCACACGGGAAGAGGGCACCGGCAAGCTCGTGTACGTCGCAGATCTCGCCAAGAAGAATCCCGACGGCACCTACCCAGTCAAGGTCATGGCCCGCAGCGAGTGGGACGAAAAAGGCGCGAGCCGCCGCAAGGCTCGGCTCGAGGCGCTGGCCCCTCCGCCGAGCGCGTCCGCTGCTCCTTCGGCGCTCGCGTCCAGCTCGGCCGGCCCCGGCCCCGCGACGCCACCCAAGGTGGCGGGGAAGAAAGTCTACGCCATCGTCTACGGCGCCGAGTGGTGCAAGCCGTGTCACGACGCAGCCGCGTATCTTCGGCAGCGCGGCGTGACAGTCGCCGAAAAGGACGTCGACGCGGACGAGTCGGCACAGGCGGAGATGAAGAAGAAGCTGGAGCGCGTGAAGATGCCCGGCGCCTCCATTCCGGTCATCGATGTAATGGGGCAGATCTTGGTGGGTTACAGCCCCCAGGCCCTGGAGCGGGCGGTCGAGTCCGCGCGCAACGCGAAGACACTGTGAGCGCGGACCCCGCGAAAAAACTCCACCTGATCTGGCCCTGGATCCCGGCGTTCCGTGTGGTCGCCGAGACCGAACATCTGCCCACCGCCGCCTCGCGACTCCACGTCAGCGCGTCTGCGCTCTCCCGGAGTGTCAAGCTCGTAGAAGAGACCCTGGGGGAGGAGCTTTTTGTGCGCGGCTCGCGGCGCATCACGCTCAATGCCGCAGGTCAACGTCTGCTGGCGGCGATTCGCCGCAGCATGACCTCGCTGGAGCACGCCATGCACGGCGTTCTCGCCCGGGATTTCAGCGGTGACTACCGGGTCGCCTCCCTGGGTGTCTTGACGGACTATTTCGTGTTGCCAGCGTTGCTCGAGCTGGAGAGCGAGAAGCCCGGCGTCGTACCGTGCATGACCACACTGAAATCGAAGGAAGCCAACCAGCAGCTGGCCAATGGTCAGATCGAGGTTGCGTTTTACTACGATGCCACGTCAATGCCGGGCATCGAGTGCCGGCGCATTGGAACCCTGACCAACTCACTCTACTGCGGTAAGGGGCATCCGCTGTTCGAGGTCAAAGGCGTAACCCTCGAGGACCTCGCACCCCACGCCCAGAGCATCGCCGGCATCGGTGATCGTGGCACACCCATGGACGGTTGGCCGGTGGAGATCCCACGCAAGGTCTCGTTCCAGATCATGATGCTCTCGACCAACCATCAGGTCGCGCTGTCGGGCCGCTTCGTGTGTGTGCTGCCGGACGTCGTTGCGCACGGCGACTTCCAGAGCGGGAGGTTGTGGCGCCTCGATCCGGCGCCCGTTCCCGACACGACCGTCTACGCTGCCTGCCGCGCGGAAGATGCCAGCGCAAGCTTCACCGCCGAGCTCATCGCGCGGGTGGAGCGTGCGCTCGATGCGGCGCCGCGCGCCGAGCGCCCAGCCACGCCAGGACCGGAGCCGCGAGCCCGACGTTCGTCAGCGGGGCGCGCAAAGTCCAAGGAAAAACCTCGGGCCAAACGCTGAAAGCCGGCGACCGTTCGATTCCGCTGAATGATGACTTCGGATCATTCTAATGGCCCGAGCGCCCGCAGATCCGCATGCTGACGGACATGAAAGCCCCGCGCAGCACACCTCGGGTCCAGAACAAGATCACCCGCCGCAAGGCCCTCGGCACCTTCGCTTCCGGGGTGGTTGTCATCGGATGTGGCGGCGCGGGCGACGCTGAGCCCACGGCAAGCGGGGGTGCGGGCGGGGCACCCGGCGGCAGCGGTGGGGCCGCCGGCGGCGGCGGCACGACCAACCTCGGCGGGACGAGCTCCGGCGGAGCGAGCGGCGGGGTAGCCGGTGGTGGAGCGGCGGGCAGCGGCGGTCTCGCAGGCAGCGGGGGCCTCAGCTGCAAACAAACGCCAACAGCCGGCTGCAAGGTCACCGACGACAACATCCTGGGCCCTTATTACAAAGCCGACGCGCCGTTCCGCGCCGACATCTCCGACGGCAAACCCGGGACGCTGCTCTGGGTGAGTGGAACCGTGTACGGCTGCGACTGCGTCACACCGCTCGCCGACGCAATCGTCGATGTATGGCAGGCGGACGACGCCGGGGTGTACGACGGCGTCGGCTTCGTCTTGCGCGGCCGCATGAAGACGGACGCCCAGGGACGTTACGAGCTCAAGACCATCTTGCCCGGCCTGTACCTGAACGGCAGCACGTATCGCCCGCGCCACATCCACTACAAGGTGAGCCATGCGGACGGAACGGCGCTGACCACCCAGCTCTACTTCGAGGGGGATCCCTGGATCGCCAGCGACCCCTTCGTGAAGGCCTCGTTGATCCGACCGCTCGTGGAAGAACCGGTGCCTGGTGGCGGCAAGCAGTACAAAGTCGGCTTCGACGTAGTCTTGGCGTGAGCCGGGGAGCCCGCGCGAGCGTCAGAGTCCCTGCGCCCGCAGGTATTCGACCAGCGCGACGTACAGCTCCTTGTGTTTGAAGCCGTTGCCAATGCCGGGCGAATCGCCGAAGAGCTGGCCAACTTCGTCCAGGTGATCGGCGGGCACACAGCCCAGGAACGTGCCCCACTTTGCGTCTTTCACCCGCACCAGACCGTCGTTGGCGTCCGGCTGCGCCAACCCCCCATCGAGGTAAGCCTCGGTGATCAACAGCAACGCGTCGATGGGGTCAGTCTGAAAATTGTATTTCTCGATGAACGGGACCTGGCTGTCGGGTTTGCAGTCCATCTCCGCCAGCTTGAAATCGCTGCGACCGGTGATTGACCAGTACCGAACCGAAGCGCGGTCCGTATAGGTCTGATTGAAGGCGGCGATCCCGGATTTCGAGAACAGCTCGAGCGGCTTCCAGAGCGAGGTCTTCTTGCCCGTCGTGTCGTACAAAGCGTAGCCGATCTGTTTCACCAGCCAGTCGATGAGCTTCTGAGAGCTGGAATCGGCGACCAGCCCGAGCAGGACGTCGGCCATGGGTGTGCCCTGATGGGGCGTTGCAATCGTCGTCACGCTCGCCACCAGGTCGGGGCGGTCGTGAGCCACGACGCGTGCATCCAACCCACCCTGTGAATGGCCGATCAGGTTGACCTTCGCGTGGCCGGTCTGGGCGAGGATCTTTTCGATCTCCGCCTCCAGCTGCGCCCCGCGGAACGTCGAGTCGTTGAAAGGATCGACGGCAGGCGTGAACACGAGCGGCTCACCCTTGGCCGCAAGCTCGGCCCGCACCTGATAGAAGTAGGTGATCGCGTCGAGACCCGCGAACTTCTCGAAGCCGAAGAAGCCGTGGGCGAGCACCACGGGGTAGGGCGGTCCGAGCTTGGGGCTGGCGTCCACATCGGGGCCGGCGTCGAGCTGGCCGCCCACCGCCGAGTAACCGCCGGAGGCCAGGGTGCCACCACTACCGCCCGACGGTGCACCCCCGGAGCTGCTGCCACCACTGCCCGTGTAGCCCTCTTCCACCGAGTCACCCCCACCGCAGGCGCTGGCGGCGCTGAGCCCGGCGACCAGCGCCGCTGCGATTACCGACACCCGGAAGGACCCGCGCATGCCCCCCAAGCATCACCGAGGGCGATTGCCCGGTCAAACCCGGCTTGACGGGTCGACCTGCGGAACTAAGCGGAGAGCCATGGGTCAGCGCGGTGCGACCAACGGGGCGCGGTCGGGATACTCGATCCGGGTCGCCTCGCGTTTGACCGGCCTATCGTCGGACACGCTGCGCATGTGGGAGCGGCGCTACGGCTTCCCGAACCCGGAGCGCAATGCCGCGGGCGTGCGCATGTATTCTCAGGAGCATGTCGAGCGCCTGATGCTCGTCGCACGCAGCCTGAAGGCGGGCTACCGCGCCGGCGAGGTCGTCTCGCGCACCCACGACGAGCTGTCGGCGTTGCTCGCGTCGACGGCTACCACGGGACAAGACAGCGCACCGGCCTCGTCCTCGATCGAAGCGCTGATAGGGTGCCTCGAGCGGGACGACGTTGCGTCGTTGCAAATCGAACTGCGCCAGCGCGCCAACCTGCTCGGCGCCCAGCGCTTCATCAAGGAAGTCTGTGCTCCACTGCTCGAGCGGGTCGGAGACGCCTGGGCTTCGCACAAGCTCGAGGTCCGACACGAGCACTTGCTCAGCCGCATGTTGTCGACGCAGCTGCGCGTGATGAGCTCGGCGTACGAAGGGGCGACGAGCGATCCCGTCGTGCTCCTGGCCACGTTGCCCGGTGAGCGGCACGGACTGGGCCTCGACATGGCCGCGCTCTATTTGGCGTTGTCCGGCGCGACCCCCCGCGTGCTTGGCATCGACACTCCGGCGGACCAGATCGCTCAAGCGGCCCGCCACGCGAACGCGCGCGTCGTCGGCCTGAGCGTCTCTGCGAGCGCAGAGCTGGAGTCAGTGCGCGATGGCGTCGAGTGGATGTTTGGCGCCCTCTCGCCGGGAACCTGGATTTGGTTGGGCGGCAAACACTCGAAGAACGTCGCGCTGGAACATCCGCGACTCGAGCGGATCACACGCTTCGAAGACCTCGACCTGGCACTCGACAGAGTGGTCCGCGCGAGGGACTGAGTCGCGCTCAGCCGCCCTTCCCTCGTACGAGTGCTCCGTTGAATCAACCAGCGAGCGCCGCGCGGGCGCCGATCTCGAACGCGAAATCCAAGGGCAAACTCCCCTCCGCTCGCTCAGGCCGCCCACCCCCTCGACCGCCGGCCGCCCGTGCGAGTCGTTTGACGAATGCGCCGCAATCGAAGCGGCTGTGCGCGCCGCGAGCCACGAACAGCGGCATGGAATCGTGCTCCGACCCCGCGAGAATCGCGACCGCGTCCGGGCGCTCCGTGATGCGCGCCGCGATACTGGCGAGCAGCGCGCGGTTGGCGCCGTCGACTCGCGCAATCAGCT includes these proteins:
- a CDS encoding LysR family transcriptional regulator, which gives rise to MSADPAKKLHLIWPWIPAFRVVAETEHLPTAASRLHVSASALSRSVKLVEETLGEELFVRGSRRITLNAAGQRLLAAIRRSMTSLEHAMHGVLARDFSGDYRVASLGVLTDYFVLPALLELESEKPGVVPCMTTLKSKEANQQLANGQIEVAFYYDATSMPGIECRRIGTLTNSLYCGKGHPLFEVKGVTLEDLAPHAQSIAGIGDRGTPMDGWPVEIPRKVSFQIMMLSTNHQVALSGRFVCVLPDVVAHGDFQSGRLWRLDPAPVPDTTVYAACRAEDASASFTAELIARVERALDAAPRAERPATPGPEPRARRSSAGRAKSKEKPRAKR
- a CDS encoding MerR family transcriptional regulator, coding for MGQRGATNGARSGYSIRVASRLTGLSSDTLRMWERRYGFPNPERNAAGVRMYSQEHVERLMLVARSLKAGYRAGEVVSRTHDELSALLASTATTGQDSAPASSSIEALIGCLERDDVASLQIELRQRANLLGAQRFIKEVCAPLLERVGDAWASHKLEVRHEHLLSRMLSTQLRVMSSAYEGATSDPVVLLATLPGERHGLGLDMAALYLALSGATPRVLGIDTPADQIAQAARHANARVVGLSVSASAELESVRDGVEWMFGALSPGTWIWLGGKHSKNVALEHPRLERITRFEDLDLALDRVVRARD
- a CDS encoding IgGFc-binding protein: MRFASISRWVWTGGVVAVIALACSVDLAPLEGSPASGGSGGAVGGSTGVGSSDSGSGGKPPGVLPASCGDAAAAPSSYGCEFWPTVTPNLVWSIFDFAVVVTNPQNASVEVKVNRGAEFTTTETLPAKTARVVYLPWVTALKGPDATACGFLDGAAGTTRVDGGAYRLTSSLPVSVTQFNSIEAQAQGGPSGKSWSNCPKCPQAPLSCASRTADSSLLLPTSALGTSYRLASAAGSQQLNLGPTVTLTGTADGTHVSVTLSGSAQVVAGGGISAQGASSSFSVTLQRADVIVLQASAKGDLSGSLISADQPLQVISGAACADVPIGKLACDHLEETVVPTTRLGKRHIVPVPQGPKGDQPGHVVRLVGHVDGTALAYPEFKPPNAPNTLSAGQVADLGLVKQDFVIESSQPIVVLSLIPGSEVLNGSQQKAAMGDPAMRQIVPVSQYHRAYSVAAAPGFQSSHFELIIPIGKTVSLDGVPLVAAPKPLGSSGYGVLIVSATQPTAVFRSLTSDAPFGLQLVGFDEESSYAHPGGLDFASAP
- a CDS encoding NrdH-redoxin, with protein sequence MLTWIDDKGDFHVVQKVADVPEAGRSEVRVVNTTREEGTGKLVYVADLAKKNPDGTYPVKVMARSEWDEKGASRRKARLEALAPPPSASAAPSALASSSAGPGPATPPKVAGKKVYAIVYGAEWCKPCHDAAAYLRQRGVTVAEKDVDADESAQAEMKKKLERVKMPGASIPVIDVMGQILVGYSPQALERAVESARNAKTL
- a CDS encoding glycoside hydrolase family 15 protein, encoding MDLLSAARRLSRPFVVGADPSTELPLAARGIVGDGLSAALIAVDGAVDWLCWPHFDSPAVFGRLLDRERGGSMAIRPVARPFEALQAYDPDTNVLESILDVPGQGTLRLLDSMPWADDPRASIHELHRRIDCPNGELEIELIFDPRFDFGRDVPRIEATEHGLMAEGKNGERLALSVSSHLRWQALPSGGMRATLRVSPETRLWCILNWNADLVEHVDAHRPYEHLRVTRRKWREWAARLSYDGPWRHHVLRSALTLKLLMYGPTGAVVAAPTTSLPEWIGGTRNWDYRYTWVRDGAMTIRAANLIGYGVEARDFYHFMRDAVNTHDGLKLMYTIHGGEVPSEIELAHLSGAFGSSPVRVGNGARDQLQLDTTGAIVDAAQLFERFGGILGLKAWHKLAAIISDAEQSWQKPDDGIWEPRSGAQHNVHSKLMNWLAMDRGSQLATSFGRSDLSARWQKAAREIHADICRNAMDPSGKHFVSAYGQTRPDAALLLLSLHGFLPDDDPRLAETVRWVRRELSTGPFLHRYRGHADGVGGEEGAFVLCGFWLAEALALQGRLEEASEVFIAHAEASNHLGLLAEEIDPSNGGLLGNFPQAFSHLGLINAALRIDLALRLRDEGSARAPHLVGSRKRKA
- a CDS encoding triacylglycerol lipase, producing MRGSFRVSVIAAALVAGLSAASACGGGDSVEEGYTGSGGSSSGGAPSGGSGGTLASGGYSAVGGQLDAGPDVDASPKLGPPYPVVLAHGFFGFEKFAGLDAITYFYQVRAELAAKGEPLVFTPAVDPFNDSTFRGAQLEAEIEKILAQTGHAKVNLIGHSQGGLDARVVAHDRPDLVASVTTIATPHQGTPMADVLLGLVADSSSQKLIDWLVKQIGYALYDTTGKKTSLWKPLELFSKSGIAAFNQTYTDRASVRYWSITGRSDFKLAEMDCKPDSQVPFIEKYNFQTDPIDALLLITEAYLDGGLAQPDANDGLVRVKDAKWGTFLGCVPADHLDEVGQLFGDSPGIGNGFKHKELYVALVEYLRAQGL
- a CDS encoding dioxygenase is translated as MKAPRSTPRVQNKITRRKALGTFASGVVVIGCGGAGDAEPTASGGAGGAPGGSGGAAGGGGTTNLGGTSSGGASGGVAGGGAAGSGGLAGSGGLSCKQTPTAGCKVTDDNILGPYYKADAPFRADISDGKPGTLLWVSGTVYGCDCVTPLADAIVDVWQADDAGVYDGVGFVLRGRMKTDAQGRYELKTILPGLYLNGSTYRPRHIHYKVSHADGTALTTQLYFEGDPWIASDPFVKASLIRPLVEEPVPGGGKQYKVGFDVVLA